From the genome of Glycine max cultivar Williams 82 chromosome 2, Glycine_max_v4.0, whole genome shotgun sequence, one region includes:
- the LOC100785767 gene encoding tryptophan-specific transport protein — MRLSQPLFRYKPFTSQKINGTVNFVGHRTHLQTSYKKTVAPIFITNGSNAPLTTKLAPCNAITLPTLSAEDDANNANNRTKNEVSNGTSKGKSFWGAVSLIIGTAVGPGMLALPALTVKSGPFPSSIIILASWLYVISSIIIVAELCFESMEQDGVEEMSFTSLATKTLGSGFGALVALVYSTLSFSLLVACVAGIGSIFSPWFQGRNVLLVHALFPLLVGILIAFFPFKTIDVANRLLCFLMLFSITGLVAIGISVARANIISSFALASWKISSILPIIPVAVLTLGFHVITPFICKVAGNTIDEARKAILIGGTVPLVMVLSWNLIVLGLVGTNNIPATFGDPMSLLLSVNPSALSAVQGFAFSAMATSLIGYAVSLPKQLLDTLELVSEKAKACDEHNYSGKVGLASYSGGSCIGNSGKVCFKGSRNVTMVASTMRSNEQACDPIKVLVTLSLLGFSVLIASFFRSMFSRALDLAGVYANCFLFGIIPPVMAYMQQSKKKIRKSIIPGGNGTLLLLFIVSVVLGIWH; from the exons ATGCGACTCTCCCAGCCATTATTCAGATACAAGCCTTTCACAAGCCAAAAAATTAATGGCACAGTGAATTTTGTTGGACATAGAACCCATCTTCAAACAAGTTATAAGAAAACTGTAGCTCCTATTTTCATAACCAATGGCTCCAATGCTCCTCTCACCACAAAGTTAGCACCCTGCAATGCAATCACATTGCCTACCCTCTCAGCTGAGGATGATGCAAACAATGCTAACAACCGCACCAAGAATGAGGTTTCTAATGGAACTTCCAAGGGAAAGAGCTTCTGGGGTGCTGTTAGTTTGATCATTGGCACTGCTGTGGGTCCTGGAATGCTGGCTTTGCCTGCTTTGACTGTTAAATCTGGTCCATTTCCTTCATCAATCATAATACTTGCTTCATGGCTCTATGTCATTTCCTCAATCATTATTGTTGCTGAACTTTGCTTTGAATCCATGGAACAAGATGGGGTTGAAGAAATGAGCTTCACAAGCCTTGCAACAAAGACATTAGGAAGTGGTTTTGGTGCATTGGTTGCTTTGGTTTACTCAACTTTGTCTTTTTCCTTGCTGGTGGCCTGTGTTGCTGGTATTGGATCCATTTTCTCTCCATGGTTTCAAGGGAGGAATGTTTTGCTTGTTCATGCCTTGTTTCCTCTTCTTGTTGGAATATTAATTGCCTTTTTCCCATTCAAGACCATTGATGTTGCGAACCGGCTTTTGTGCTTCCTTATGCTTTTCTCTATAACTGGACTTGTTGCCATTGGAATATCTGTGGCAAGAGCCAACATAATAAGCTCATTTGCTTTAGCCTCATGGAAAATTTCTTCAATACTTCCTATCATACCTGTGGCTGTACTCACATTAGGATTTCATGTCATAACTCCTTTTATATGCAAAGTTGCTGGGAACACTATTGATGAGGCTAGAAAAGCAATACTAATTGGTGGAACGGTTCCTTTAGTCATGGTTTTGTCATGGAATTTGATTGTGTTGGGGCTTGTGGGGACCAATAACATACCAGCTACCTTTGGTGACCCTATGTCCCTTTTGCTTTCTGTGAATCCATCTGCTTTATCAGCAGTTCAAGGCTTTGCCTTCTCTGCTATGGCAACTAGCTTGATAGGATACGCTGTAAGTTTGCCTAAACAGCTTCTTGACACTTTGGAGTTAGTATCTGAAAAAGCCAAAGCTTGTGATGAGCATAATTATAGTGGAAAAGTTGGATTAGCTTCTTACTCAGGAGGGTCTTGCATTGGTAATTCTGGGAAGGTTTGCTTCAAAGGTTCAAGAAATGTGACTATGGTTGCATCTACAATGAGATCAAATGAGCAAGCATGTGATCCGATTAAAGTGCTTGTAACATTGTCCCTCCTTGGTTTCTCAGTGCTGATAGCTTCATTTTTTCGCTCAATGTTTTCAAGAGCTCTTGATCTTGCTGGGGTATATGCCaattgttttctctttggcATTATTCCTCCTGTGATGGCTTACATGCAACAATccaagaagaaaataag GAAATCAATCATTCCAGGCGGAAATGGAACACTTCTACTGCTTTTCATTGTCTCTGTGGTTTTGGGAATTTGGCATTAG
- the PHR3 gene encoding myb-related protein 2 isoform X2, with protein MYYQQQQQAKNMHALRMHSPTERHMMMQGGNGSGDSGLVLSTDAKPRLKWTPDLHERFIEAVNQLGGADKATPKTVLKLMGIPGLTLYHLKSHLQKYRISKNMHGQTNTSNNKIASTMEAAARISEASGVQMKHLSIGLQTNKNSEINDALQMQIEVQRRLHEQLEVQRHLQLRIEAQGKYLQAVLEKAQETLGRQNIGAEGVEATKVQLSELASRVSPQSLDSRFSELKELQVLWPQQTQEGQATDCSMGSFLTYSEESQRDRETHNMNLNLRAYNGPPFSVSKGSVEESMHLKPDHTLCDEVKENLMFLSSSSDSKVVKGDFLSERPSSLLSMNEGVQEEENFGRTTVPKEEGWKGRKSTETGRAPVKLNHEKISQDYRLANFEVKLDLNSHDDNDASSHCQQFDLNGFSWNC; from the exons ATGTACTACCAGCAGCAGCAACAAGCTAAGAACATGCATGCTTTAAGGATGCACAGCCCCACTGAGAGGCATATGATGATGCAAGGAGGCAATGGATCAGGTGATTCAGGACTTGTTCTATCAACTGATGCTAAGCCTAGACTAAAATGGACACCAGATCTTCATGAAAGGTTCATAGAAGCAGTCAATCAACTTGGCGGAGCAGACA AAGCTACGCCAAAAACAGTATTGAAACTAATGGGGATTCCTGGACTTACTCTCTACCACTTAAAGAGTCATCTACAG AAGTACAGGATCAGTAAAAATATGCATGGACAAACCAAtactagcaacaataaaatTG CATCAACCATGGAAGCAGCAGCCAGAATTTCAGAAGCAAGTGGAGTTCAAATGAAACATTTAAGCATAGGCCTCCAGACAAACAA AAATTCAGAAATAAATGATGCACTACAGATGCAAATTGAAGTACAAAGAAGACTGCATGAGCAACTTGAG GTACAGAGACACTTACAGCTAAGGATAGAGGCACAAGGGAAGTACCTTCAAGCAGTGTTGGAAAAAGCACAAGAGACACTAGGAAGACAAAATATAGGTGCTGAGGGAGTTGAAGCAACCAAAGTTCAACTATCTGAACTAGCATCCAGAGTATCCCCTCAAAGCCTTGACTCTAGATTTTCAGAACTGAAAGAATTGCAAGTTTTGTGGCCTCAGCAAACACAAGAAGGCCAAGCCACTGATTGTTCAATGGGAAGTTTCTTAACCTACAGTGAGGAATCTCAAAGAGACAGAGAAACACATAACATGAACTTGAATTTGAGAGCCTATAATGGCCCTCCATTTTCAGTTTCAAAAGGGTCTGTGGAAGAGTCTATGCATTTAAAGCCTGATCACACATTGTGTGATGAAGTGAAGGAGAATTTGATGTTTCTTTCCTCATCAAGTGATAGTAAAGTAGTGAAGGGAGATTTTTTATCAGAAAGACCATCAAGCCTCTTGTCCATGAATGAAGGAgttcaagaagaagaaaattttggTAGAACAACGGTTCCAAAGGAAGAAGGTTGGAAGGGAAGAAAGAGCACTGAAACTGGGAGAGCGCCGGTGAAATTGAACCATGAGAAGATTTCTCAAGATTATAGACTTGCAAACTTTGAAGTGAAACTGGACCTGAATTCccatgatgataatgatgcttCTTCCCACTGCCAACAGTTTGATTTGAATGGTTTCAGCTGGAATTGCTAG
- the PHR3 gene encoding myb-related protein 2 isoform X1: MYYQQQQQAKNMHALRMHSPTERHMMMQGGNGSGDSGLVLSTDAKPRLKWTPDLHERFIEAVNQLGGADKATPKTVLKLMGIPGLTLYHLKSHLQKYRISKNMHGQTNTSNNKIASTMEAAARISEASGVQMKHLSIGLQTNKNSEINDALQMQIEVQRRLHEQLEQVQRHLQLRIEAQGKYLQAVLEKAQETLGRQNIGAEGVEATKVQLSELASRVSPQSLDSRFSELKELQVLWPQQTQEGQATDCSMGSFLTYSEESQRDRETHNMNLNLRAYNGPPFSVSKGSVEESMHLKPDHTLCDEVKENLMFLSSSSDSKVVKGDFLSERPSSLLSMNEGVQEEENFGRTTVPKEEGWKGRKSTETGRAPVKLNHEKISQDYRLANFEVKLDLNSHDDNDASSHCQQFDLNGFSWNC; encoded by the exons ATGTACTACCAGCAGCAGCAACAAGCTAAGAACATGCATGCTTTAAGGATGCACAGCCCCACTGAGAGGCATATGATGATGCAAGGAGGCAATGGATCAGGTGATTCAGGACTTGTTCTATCAACTGATGCTAAGCCTAGACTAAAATGGACACCAGATCTTCATGAAAGGTTCATAGAAGCAGTCAATCAACTTGGCGGAGCAGACA AAGCTACGCCAAAAACAGTATTGAAACTAATGGGGATTCCTGGACTTACTCTCTACCACTTAAAGAGTCATCTACAG AAGTACAGGATCAGTAAAAATATGCATGGACAAACCAAtactagcaacaataaaatTG CATCAACCATGGAAGCAGCAGCCAGAATTTCAGAAGCAAGTGGAGTTCAAATGAAACATTTAAGCATAGGCCTCCAGACAAACAA AAATTCAGAAATAAATGATGCACTACAGATGCAAATTGAAGTACAAAGAAGACTGCATGAGCAACTTGAG CAGGTACAGAGACACTTACAGCTAAGGATAGAGGCACAAGGGAAGTACCTTCAAGCAGTGTTGGAAAAAGCACAAGAGACACTAGGAAGACAAAATATAGGTGCTGAGGGAGTTGAAGCAACCAAAGTTCAACTATCTGAACTAGCATCCAGAGTATCCCCTCAAAGCCTTGACTCTAGATTTTCAGAACTGAAAGAATTGCAAGTTTTGTGGCCTCAGCAAACACAAGAAGGCCAAGCCACTGATTGTTCAATGGGAAGTTTCTTAACCTACAGTGAGGAATCTCAAAGAGACAGAGAAACACATAACATGAACTTGAATTTGAGAGCCTATAATGGCCCTCCATTTTCAGTTTCAAAAGGGTCTGTGGAAGAGTCTATGCATTTAAAGCCTGATCACACATTGTGTGATGAAGTGAAGGAGAATTTGATGTTTCTTTCCTCATCAAGTGATAGTAAAGTAGTGAAGGGAGATTTTTTATCAGAAAGACCATCAAGCCTCTTGTCCATGAATGAAGGAgttcaagaagaagaaaattttggTAGAACAACGGTTCCAAAGGAAGAAGGTTGGAAGGGAAGAAAGAGCACTGAAACTGGGAGAGCGCCGGTGAAATTGAACCATGAGAAGATTTCTCAAGATTATAGACTTGCAAACTTTGAAGTGAAACTGGACCTGAATTCccatgatgataatgatgcttCTTCCCACTGCCAACAGTTTGATTTGAATGGTTTCAGCTGGAATTGCTAG
- the LOC100787884 gene encoding E3 ubiquitin-protein ligase SIRP1, with the protein MENDIEGVHWCNICSKMVNPMSDDENICPFCETEFSEVMDNLRDQNDVFDLRSAWVFSLYAPIFLGLMGAFSPSLARIAPHGGSSSSRGVEEEVEQERENELVLGRRRRTSTYMMHLFRGLHIRMVSELENPEDNNRNMDGSSILVIDPFSEGALIVRGPNLSHTTSSNENNAVGSSLNDLVVGSGFDLLLQHLAQIGPGGYSSVNPPAQKAAIEALPSVTSEEKFQCPVCLEDVEVGSEAKEMPCMHKFHGDCIVSWLKLHGSCPVCRFQMPSEDSTLEANVDNRNSELVRAGEERPRNGRRNWFPVLQSFNNFLPYP; encoded by the coding sequence ATGGAGAATGATATAGAGGGTGTGCATTGGTGCAACATATGCTCTAAAATGGTGAATCCAATGAGTGATGATGAGAACATATGCCCGTTTTGTGAGACAGAATTTTCTGAGGTAATGGACAACCTAAGGGACCAGAATGATGTTTTTGACTTAAGGTCAGCTTGGGTGTTCTCGCTTTACGCCCCAATTTTTCTCGGTTTGATGGGTGCTTTCAGCCCTTCCCTAGCAAGAATTGCTCCACATGGAGGCAGCAGCAGCTCAAGGGGTGTGGAAGAAGAGGTTGAGCAAGAGAGGGAAAATGAACTTGTGCTTGGGAGAAGGAGAAGAACTTCAACTTACATGATGCACCTCTTTCGCGGTCTTCACATTAGGATGGTGTCTGAACTTGAAAACCCTGAAGACAATAATAGGAACATGGATGGCAGCAGCATACTTGTGATTGATCCATTCAGTGAAGGTGCATTGATTGTGAGGGGACCTAACTTGAGCCACACAACTAGTTCGAATGAGAATAATGCTGTCGGAAGCTCCTTGAATGACCTTGTGGTAGGATCTGGCTTTGATTTGTTGCTACAGCATTTGGCACAGATTGGTCCTGGTGGCTATTCAAGTGTTAACCCTCCGGCACAGAAGGCGGCAATTGAGGCATTGCCTAGTGTGACTAGTGAGGAGAAGTTTCAGTGCCCAGTGTGCTTGGAGGATGTTGAGGTTGGGAGTGAAGCAAAGGAGATGCCATGTATGCACAAGTTCCATGGTGACTGCATTGTCTCATGGCTCAAGCTTCATGGCTCTTGTCCAGTTTGCAGGTTTCAGATGCCATCTGAGGATTCAACTCTTGAAGCCAATGTGGACAATCGGAACAGTGAGCTGGTCAGAGCTGGAGAAGAGAGACCCAGAAATGGAAGGAGGAACTGGTTTCCAGTGCTGCAATCGTTTAACAATTTTCTTCCTTATCCTTGA